A stretch of the Halomonas sp. BDJS001 genome encodes the following:
- a CDS encoding ABC transporter ATP-binding protein: MYLEIDNLHKIFGDNIVLDRINLKIDSGDFVCLLGPSGCGKTTLLRIIAGLLPSDGGKLTLEGKNLITLPARERNFGIVFQSYSLFPHMTAKENVGYGLKLRGWSKKAIIQRADEMLELINLADMANRYPHQLSGGQQQRIALARALAIDPSIILLDEPLSALDAKVREKMRMEIKDVQQRLGIPILMVTHDQEEALALADKVVCMNNGMIEQIGRPDELYLQPKTRFVADFIGASNLFPLAWVKQHLPEALATLPAQDRIEHFLCIRPEFITIDQDRQRQAKVKSSTFHGSFNRVCVEYAGMELTIEAHNHIQCRPGARVGVSFDANGFVWVTS; this comes from the coding sequence ATGTATTTAGAAATTGATAATTTACATAAGATATTTGGCGACAATATCGTTCTCGATCGAATTAATCTCAAGATTGATAGTGGTGATTTCGTTTGCTTGCTAGGCCCCAGTGGCTGTGGAAAAACCACGCTGCTAAGAATCATTGCAGGTCTTCTACCGTCTGATGGTGGCAAACTAACGCTGGAAGGTAAAAACCTGATCACACTGCCGGCCCGAGAGCGTAATTTCGGCATAGTCTTTCAGTCCTACTCTTTATTTCCCCATATGACCGCCAAAGAGAATGTGGGCTATGGACTAAAGCTAAGAGGGTGGAGCAAAAAGGCTATCATCCAGCGTGCAGACGAGATGCTGGAACTCATCAATCTAGCCGATATGGCGAACCGTTACCCGCATCAACTTTCAGGGGGACAGCAGCAGAGAATTGCGCTGGCGCGCGCCTTGGCGATAGACCCTTCCATCATCCTGCTCGATGAGCCGCTATCTGCATTGGACGCGAAAGTGCGCGAGAAGATGCGGATGGAGATAAAAGATGTACAGCAGCGGCTGGGGATTCCCATTCTGATGGTGACCCATGACCAGGAGGAGGCGCTGGCCCTTGCCGATAAGGTTGTATGTATGAATAACGGCATGATCGAACAGATAGGGCGCCCTGATGAACTCTACTTACAGCCCAAAACACGCTTTGTTGCCGACTTTATCGGGGCAAGCAACCTATTCCCGCTGGCGTGGGTAAAACAGCATTTACCCGAGGCGTTGGCGACACTGCCTGCCCAAGACCGAATCGAGCATTTCCTATGCATTAGGCCTGAGTTCATCACCATTGATCAGGACAGGCAACGGCAAGCCAAGGTCAAAAGCAGTACCTTTCATGGCAGCTTCAACCGCGTGTGCGTTGAGTATGCTGGCATGGAGCTTACCATCGAGGCTCACAACCATATTCAGTGCCGTCCAGGAGCCCGTGTTGGTGTGTCATTTGATGCCAACGGGTTTGTTTGGGTGACATCATGA
- a CDS encoding ABC transporter permease subunit gives MNSIFSHRDQRRVSLPITYLNFDKMLVIASTLIPLICLLLFFGYPLYIVLIRSLTTPDGTVGLANYVQVFNNPTLIAATLNSLLLSFMTMLIALLLGFAIAYRLERTSTRGRAFITVALALPLLAPSLVQGLGLIFIFGRNGLISQWFGISINPYGFYGLLMANVLYALPQVVLIIQAALRQSDARLYEAAEVMGANGWEKFRDITLPNAKFGLVSAGFVAFTVTITDFGNAAVIGGNFRVLATEIYNQVAGQMNFSMGAVVGILLLIPTVVAVSIERFAARKQSASASESAIQVTPDRNLKRDLILGALTHSCAFVIYMVIGVTVFASFIDLWPYRMELTLRHYNISMAGGYRPLWMSLWISLLAASVGVVLIFLMTISMKKLPTQIRRIVNFIAIMPVGVPGLVLGLAYILAFNTGGPLTLLYGTSLLIGLCNLYHYHSQGFLTMMTGLRGVPASLEDTCTCFGGGMKETLRDAIVPFMMTTCIAVFFFVFMRSMVSLSAVIFLITPSINVAPVAIMQLSDAGRISEAAAFSTCLMMVVVTAMLLLRWLIKKVPSPEKRS, from the coding sequence ATGAATAGTATTTTCTCCCATAGAGATCAACGCCGGGTGTCTCTCCCCATCACGTACCTCAATTTCGATAAGATGCTGGTGATTGCCTCCACGCTTATTCCCCTTATCTGTCTTTTGCTGTTCTTTGGCTATCCACTCTATATTGTGCTGATTCGAAGTCTCACCACGCCGGATGGCACAGTGGGGCTGGCGAACTACGTTCAGGTATTCAACAATCCCACCTTGATCGCAGCAACCCTCAATAGCTTGTTGCTCAGCTTTATGACGATGTTGATTGCGCTGTTGCTGGGGTTTGCCATCGCTTACCGATTAGAGAGAACCAGTACCAGGGGGCGAGCTTTCATTACGGTGGCACTTGCCCTGCCATTATTGGCCCCTTCGTTAGTGCAGGGCCTAGGACTTATTTTTATCTTTGGCAGAAACGGGCTCATCAGCCAGTGGTTTGGTATCAGTATCAATCCGTATGGATTCTACGGACTACTGATGGCAAATGTGCTCTATGCGTTGCCACAGGTGGTGTTGATCATACAGGCGGCGCTAAGGCAGTCAGACGCGCGACTCTATGAAGCCGCAGAGGTAATGGGTGCGAACGGTTGGGAAAAGTTTCGCGATATTACCCTCCCAAACGCGAAGTTCGGGCTAGTCAGTGCCGGTTTTGTGGCTTTTACCGTCACTATCACCGACTTTGGCAACGCGGCGGTTATTGGAGGTAATTTCAGAGTATTGGCTACTGAAATTTATAACCAAGTCGCAGGGCAGATGAACTTCAGTATGGGGGCCGTGGTTGGCATACTGCTGCTGATTCCTACCGTGGTGGCTGTCAGCATCGAACGATTTGCCGCGCGTAAGCAGTCCGCTTCCGCCAGCGAAAGTGCCATTCAGGTGACACCCGACCGTAACCTCAAGCGTGATCTCATATTAGGAGCCTTGACCCACTCCTGTGCCTTCGTTATCTACATGGTCATTGGGGTAACGGTGTTCGCCAGCTTTATCGATCTCTGGCCCTATCGCATGGAGCTCACCTTACGCCACTACAATATCAGTATGGCAGGGGGTTACCGGCCCTTATGGATGTCGCTATGGATATCGCTGCTCGCCGCCTCCGTGGGTGTAGTGCTGATCTTCCTGATGACCATCTCGATGAAAAAGTTGCCTACCCAGATAAGACGTATCGTTAATTTTATTGCCATCATGCCGGTAGGTGTGCCCGGGCTGGTGCTCGGTTTGGCCTATATCCTCGCCTTTAATACCGGCGGGCCGCTAACGTTACTGTATGGAACGTCGCTTCTGATTGGTTTATGCAATCTGTACCACTACCACTCGCAAGGCTTTCTAACCATGATGACGGGATTAAGAGGCGTGCCTGCGTCACTGGAAGACACTTGTACCTGTTTTGGTGGTGGCATGAAGGAAACACTACGCGATGCCATCGTACCTTTCATGATGACAACTTGCATTGCAGTGTTTTTCTTCGTGTTTATGCGCTCAATGGTGTCATTGTCCGCAGTCATTTTCCTCATTACGCCGAGCATCAATGTGGCGCCTGTTGCCATTATGCAACTTAGCGATGCAGGTAGAATTTCTGAAGCAGCTGCCTTTTCGACATGCCTGATGATGGTGGTGGTGACGGCGATGCTATTACTGCGTTGGCTGATTAAAAAAGTGCCATCACCGGAAAAAAGGAGTTAA
- a CDS encoding DeoR/GlpR family DNA-binding transcription regulator, translating to MWHHERHQRICSLINTFNQLSTERLVEELGVSKETIRRDLLHLEKTGELKRIHGGALSINKEEPPINVREKLNVNEKKSMVKRARNEIKSGQTLFIDAGSTTTLLAEELKKLSGLIIITNSWEVAYLLETCNQEEGVSGSNQVVLLGGKINPQLKSTFGQHTISEIHKYRADMALLSPVGLDAHFGASSFDHDEAAIAEAMVNNADKVLLLADHSKIGKVSRVSYCPIKSIDFLITDKTIEDPLILDAMKKNAVLITSE from the coding sequence ATGTGGCATCATGAGCGTCACCAGCGTATCTGCTCGCTTATCAATACGTTCAATCAACTCTCCACAGAAAGGCTTGTGGAGGAATTGGGGGTGTCGAAAGAAACGATAAGACGAGATTTATTACATTTAGAGAAAACAGGCGAGTTAAAGCGTATACATGGTGGAGCGCTCTCTATTAATAAAGAAGAGCCGCCGATCAATGTGCGCGAAAAGCTCAATGTTAATGAAAAAAAATCGATGGTTAAACGGGCGCGCAATGAAATAAAAAGCGGCCAAACGCTATTTATTGATGCAGGCAGTACCACGACACTACTAGCAGAAGAGCTGAAAAAACTATCGGGCCTCATCATTATTACCAACTCCTGGGAAGTAGCCTACCTTCTGGAGACCTGCAATCAGGAGGAGGGGGTCTCCGGTTCCAATCAAGTGGTTCTCCTTGGGGGGAAAATAAACCCACAATTGAAGTCCACCTTTGGCCAGCACACCATCAGTGAAATCCATAAATATCGCGCAGATATGGCCTTGCTGTCTCCCGTAGGTCTTGATGCACACTTCGGGGCGAGCAGCTTTGACCATGATGAGGCTGCGATCGCCGAGGCGATGGTGAATAACGCCGACAAAGTGCTCCTGCTGGCCGACCACTCAAAAATAGGCAAAGTCAGCCGAGTCAGTTACTGCCCTATTAAAAGTATAGATTTCCTGATTACGGATAAGACGATAGAAGACCCATTAATTCTCGATGCTATGAAGAAGAATGCAGTGCTTATTACCAGTGAGTAG